GCAGTTCGCGCATGGCATAGCCGCCGGGCACGTGCCAGAGCGCACCGTGCTCCAGTTCGCCGCCGGCACCGACCAGCGAGCCCTTGCCATAGGCCTCGATCGCCTTGGGATCGCCGCCGAGCGCCGCCAGCAGCTTGGTCGAGCATTCGAGCCCGAGCGGCTTCAACGCCTCCATCATGCCGGTGACATCGGCCTCGTAGCGGCCGGCAAAGGGGTTCTTCAGCACGCAGGCGACGAAGCCTTTCAGGATCGGCCTGTCGAGCTTCGGCCCGCCGTCATGGCGCACTTCCTCGACCCCGACGACTATCTTCCGGACATTGACGGTCATGGTCTCAACTCCCTGAGGCGTGTGAACGGCCCGAGGGTGATGGTCTCACCCTTCAGGCTGAGGGCGGCATCACGAATGAGCCCTCGCTTGCGGAACTGGTCGGCGCGGACACGGCCGGCTTCGAGCGCCAGCCCGATCTCTTGCAGGCTGAGGTCGCCGACGCCGACGGTCACCAGCCTGTCGCCGAGATCGCTGTCGGGGTCGAGATCGCGTGCCGGCCGGCGCTGGATCGCCGGGTGATCGAGGTCGACGGCATTGGCGATCAGTGTGGCTGCGGCATCGGCGGACGCCGCGTCGCGGGCGAGCACCGTCACGGAATCGGCGATGCCGAGCGAGAACGAACGCCCTTGCGCGCCCGACGTCGCGATGCCGCCAATGCCGTCGCCGTGCTTGAGCGTGATGCTGCCGTTCAGCGTGGGAATCGCGCCACGCGAGAAATCGGCGGCGAGCGCCACCTCCATGGTCTCGCTCTCGGTCAGAAAGATCGCGATGTCGCCGCCGTCATTGACGAAAGCGCGGTCGAGCGGCGCGGCCTCGGTCATGATATCCAGGAGCTCGTCGGCGACCGCGCCGGCCACTGCCGCCATCGGCGTGACGAAGGTTCCGGCATGGGGCCGGCAGGCCGCCAGCATGCGTTTGGCCACCGCGGTCTCGACCTGCGGCCGGTCGCTCATCGCCTTGCGCAATTCGGTCAATTCGCCGGCAAGCTCCGGCAGGATGGTCTGGAACCGCGCGATCGCCGCCTCATAGGCGTCCTTCACCGCGCTCGATGCGCCCCAGGCCCGGGTCACGACATCGATCGGCCCGTGCTGCAGATGCAGCCGGTCGCCGGTGAGCCATTGCACGGAAGGGCTGTCCCACATCGTCTCAGCCGAGCTTGGTCAAGAGCCGGACCAGGGTCTCGGCCTCGTCGGGGGTGAGCGGCGCCAATGTCTTGTCGGTGACCTCGATGCCCCGTGCCTTCATGGCCTCGACTGTCTCGCGGCCGACATCGGTCAGCTCGAGCAGCACCAGGCGGGCGTCGTTGGGGTCGACCGAGGGTGTCACCAGGCCACGCTTGGCGAGCCGCCCGGCAACCCCGAACATGGTCGCCGGATCGATGCCGACGAGCCGCCCGAGCGCGTTCTGCGAGGTGGCGCCGAGATCATGCAGTTTGGCGAGCGCCGCATATTGGACCGGCGTCACCTCGAAACCCGACATGACCTGATCGAAGATCGCGGTGGCGCGCTGATGCGAGCGCCGGATCAGGAAGCCGATCTGGTCTTCCAGCACATAACCCTTCACCGAGGCCGGATCGGTGCCGGGCGAAGTTGCGGCCTGCCTGTTTGCGGTCATGCACGGGCTCCCGGGAAAGGCCAGGGATTGTCGGTGTCCCAGCCGTCGATGCGGGCCTGCGGCGCCACATCGCGCAGGATGTCGCCGATCGACACGACATCCTCCATATGGCCGCCGAGCTTCTCGTAGAGCGCGCGCGGCAAGGTGAATTCGATCGGTGCGACGATGGCCGGCGTCGGCACGTAACCGAAGGCGTTCTTCGGCAGCTTGGTGACATCGGCCATGACGGTGATGCCGCCGCCCGGCCAGAGATAGACCGGTGCGCCGCCCATGGTGACGCGGGTTTCGCCCTTGGCGACCGAGCGGGTCAGCAGAACCGGGTTTTCGGTGACGCCGGCGCGCAGCGAACCGCCGGCGCCGGCCATGAACAGCACGGTGCAGAGCGACGGCTCGCAATTCTCGCCGATGCGGTCGACCACCCTCATCACCGGCTCCGGGATGGCAGCCGGCACCGGCACCAGATTGTCGTCCAGCACGCAATAGAGGAAATGCTCGCCGGTGGTCGAGGTCATCAACAGGCGAAGCCCGGGCCAGGCGGTTTCCGGATCGATCTTCTGGATGATCGACAGGGGATCCTCGATATCCGTGCCGCCCCAGCCGATGCCCGGATTGGCCACCTGGAAATAGCGGCCGGGCGTCGATTTTCGCCCGCGAACGCGGATGCCGGCCTGTCTCATGTCGAGCACGCGGCCGGCCTGGTGTTCGGTCAGCACGCCGGTGATGTGGTCGTCGACCACGATCACCTCGTCGACATGGCCGAGCCATTGCTTGGCGAAGATGCCGACGGTCGCCGACCCGCAGCCGACCCGCATGCGCTGTTCCGGCTTGCCGTCGACGATCGGCGCGGCATTGGCTTCCACCACCACCTCATGGCCGCCGTCGATCACCATGGTCACCGGTTCGCCGGCGCAAAGCTTGAGCATGGTGTCGCAGGTGACATTGCCCTCTTTCTTGGAGCCGCCGGTCAAGTGCCGGACGCCGCCGATGGAGAGCATCTGCGAGCCATATTCGGCGGTCGAGACATGGCCGACCTGCTCGCCATTGACCCGTATCGGCGCCGCCTCCGGGCCGAGGTGCCGGTCGGTGTCGATCTTCACCTTGACGCCGCAATAGCTGAAAATGCCTTCGGTCACGACGGTGACCGTGTCGACGCCCGCGTGCTCGGCCGAGACGATGAACGGCGCCGGCTTGTAGTCGGGATAGGTGGTGCCGGAGCCGATGCCGGTGACGAAGGTTCGGTTCGGGTCGAGCGCCTGGCCGTCCCAGTCGTTGCGGCCGAACTCGACCAGCTTGCCGCCGTCCTCGATCGTCTTGGCGAGCAGCACGACCGGATCGGTGCGGACGAGCTGGCCGTTCTCGTTGGCGTAGCGCGAGCAGGCGCCGGCGCGGCCCGGACGGATCCGGCAGAGCACCGGGCAGGCATCGCAGCGCAGGATGCCGTCGCCTTCGGCGGCACCGAATTTTTTCGAACGGGCTTCCCGCGAGAGCTGGTCGGTGGCGGTCATCAGGACCTCCCGATGGGTTGGGCGACAACTCTCAATATCGGGTTGCGCGGCCGAGATGAGTGCGAAATCAACCCTCTCCCATAGGGAGAGGGTGCCCGCGTCAGCGCGCGGGTGAGGGGACGTCCATATCCGGATAAATCTGGCCCTGGCCGCACTCGACGCGCCTGAAGTGAGAGGCGCCGTGCCTGTTCTACGGGCTTACGCCCCTCACCCGGCGCCTGCCGGCGCCACCCTCTCCCTATGGGAGAGGGTCGGTTCGTTAGCGCCCTTCGCTCGCCCCCTGTTGGAGGAGCACTGCGCTGCGGCCGAGCGCCAACGTCCAAGGACGGGTTGTTCTCAACATGGGTCACCGTCGAACTCATCATTCCGCGGCCTCCCGCACCTGCAGGGCTTCCCAGAGCTTGTGCGGCAGCACCGGCACCTCGCGCATGCGCACGCCGGTGGCGTGACGGATCGCCGAGAGGATGGCCGGGGCGGTGGCGACCAGCGCCGGCTCGCCGACGCCCTTGGCGCCGAACGGACCTTCCGGCTCGGGGTCCTCGATCAGCTTGACCACGATGTCGGGCATGTCGCCGGCGGTCGGGATCAGGTAGTCGTGCAGGTTCTCGGTGCGGCCGGGCAGATATTCTTCCATCAGTGCCAGGCCGAGACCCTGGGCGATGCCGCCATGGACCTGGCCTTCGGTCAGCGTCGGATTGATGGCCCGGCCGACATCATGGGCGGCGACGATGCGGGTCACCTTGACGGTGCCGAGCACCCGGTCGACCACGACTTCGGCGACCTGGGCGGCGAAGCCGTAAGTTGCATAGGGAATGCCCTGGCCCTTGGCGTCGAGCACGGTGGTCGGCGGGTCGTACTGGCCTTCGCCCGCCAGCACAATGCCGGTCTCGTCGGCCTCGAGGGTGGCGAGGTCGATCACCCGGCCAGCCTCGCCGTCGGCGACGGTCAGCCTGGTGCCGTCGAGCTTCAGTTTCGCCTGCGGCCCGGCATTGGCGAGCGCCAGGATCTTGGCGCGCAGGTCGAGGCCGGCGAGCTTGGAGGCATTGCCCGACACGAAGGTCTGGCGCGAGGCCGAGGTCTTGCCGGCATCATAGGTCCGGTCGGTGTCGCCGATGACGAAGTCGAAATCGGTGGTCGGCAAACCCAGCGCGTCGGCGGCGATCTGCAAGAGCACCGTGGTCGAGCCCTGGCCAATGTCGACGGCACCGTTGAGGAAGGTCAGCTTGCCCCCGGCGGTCAGCGTGATGCGCATGCGCGACGGGTTCGACATCGAGGTATTGCCGCAGCCGTACCACATGCAGGCGACGCCGATACCCCTGGCGATGCGGCCGCCCTTGGCGTTCTCGGCTTCAGCCGCCGCGACCATGGCGTCATAATCGGCTTTGACCGCGTCGAGGCATTGCGGCAGGCCGGCGGAGGCATGCAGCACCTGGCCGGTCGGTGTCCGGTCGCCATGGTCGATGGCGTTGATGCGGCGGATCGCCCAGCGGTCGAGCC
This portion of the Phreatobacter stygius genome encodes:
- a CDS encoding amino acid synthesis family protein, yielding MTVNVRKIVVGVEEVRHDGGPKLDRPILKGFVACVLKNPFAGRYEADVTGMMEALKPLGLECSTKLLAALGGDPKAIEAYGKGSLVGAGGELEHGALWHVPGGYAMRELLGQALSIVPSMTKMGAMGAILDVPIHHKDAAYVRSHFDGITISVADAPRADEILFALAMTTGGRPHARMGGLTQDAIAKWDGLR
- a CDS encoding UPF0280 family protein; translation: MQWLTGDRLHLQHGPIDVVTRAWGASSAVKDAYEAAIARFQTILPELAGELTELRKAMSDRPQVETAVAKRMLAACRPHAGTFVTPMAAVAGAVADELLDIMTEAAPLDRAFVNDGGDIAIFLTESETMEVALAADFSRGAIPTLNGSITLKHGDGIGGIATSGAQGRSFSLGIADSVTVLARDAASADAAATLIANAVDLDHPAIQRRPARDLDPDSDLGDRLVTVGVGDLSLQEIGLALEAGRVRADQFRKRGLIRDAALSLKGETITLGPFTRLRELRP
- a CDS encoding MarR family winged helix-turn-helix transcriptional regulator, with the translated sequence MTANRQAATSPGTDPASVKGYVLEDQIGFLIRRSHQRATAIFDQVMSGFEVTPVQYAALAKLHDLGATSQNALGRLVGIDPATMFGVAGRLAKRGLVTPSVDPNDARLVLLELTDVGRETVEAMKARGIEVTDKTLAPLTPDEAETLVRLLTKLG
- a CDS encoding 6-hydroxynicotinate reductase; the encoded protein is MTATDQLSREARSKKFGAAEGDGILRCDACPVLCRIRPGRAGACSRYANENGQLVRTDPVVLLAKTIEDGGKLVEFGRNDWDGQALDPNRTFVTGIGSGTTYPDYKPAPFIVSAEHAGVDTVTVVTEGIFSYCGVKVKIDTDRHLGPEAAPIRVNGEQVGHVSTAEYGSQMLSIGGVRHLTGGSKKEGNVTCDTMLKLCAGEPVTMVIDGGHEVVVEANAAPIVDGKPEQRMRVGCGSATVGIFAKQWLGHVDEVIVVDDHITGVLTEHQAGRVLDMRQAGIRVRGRKSTPGRYFQVANPGIGWGGTDIEDPLSIIQKIDPETAWPGLRLLMTSTTGEHFLYCVLDDNLVPVPAAIPEPVMRVVDRIGENCEPSLCTVLFMAGAGGSLRAGVTENPVLLTRSVAKGETRVTMGGAPVYLWPGGGITVMADVTKLPKNAFGYVPTPAIVAPIEFTLPRALYEKLGGHMEDVVSIGDILRDVAPQARIDGWDTDNPWPFPGARA